In Desulfovibrio sp. JC010, one genomic interval encodes:
- a CDS encoding ATP synthase subunit I — MIISNYIITIAAFGIGLLLSAVHFGGLWLTVRILPRCERPRLFFWSSYLGRYGITLWGFAQVMSYGPLPFVSAFLGFYLLRTYALANHCGMGVLEFVKVKRSEWK, encoded by the coding sequence ATGATCATCAGTAATTATATAATAACCATTGCCGCTTTCGGTATCGGCCTGCTGCTCTCGGCAGTACATTTCGGCGGGCTGTGGCTGACAGTGCGTATTCTGCCCCGTTGCGAAAGGCCGAGGCTCTTTTTCTGGTCCAGTTATCTGGGACGTTACGGGATCACTCTATGGGGGTTCGCACAGGTTATGAGCTACGGTCCGTTACCGTTTGTGTCGGCGTTTCTCGGCTTTTATTTGCTCAGGACTTACGCATTGGCAAACCATTGCGGCATGGGCGTGCTGGAATTTGTGAAGGTAAAGAGGTCTGAATGGAAATAA
- a CDS encoding F0F1 ATP synthase subunit A, producing the protein MEISPDHIVYFSFGFFKLNATIVYTWLVMVLLAGFSWLVTRRVTSSAQISDQQNLLEVLVGGLLVQIKDATNQQPEKFLPLLGSLFIFILVSNLLSVVPGFKPPTGSLSTTTAFSLIVFFAVPYYGIKQNGLLNYLKSYVQPSPFMLPFNIIGEVSRTFALAVRLFGNILSGTMMGAILLVIMPLFVPVIMQMLGLLIGVVQAYIFTVLAAVFIAAGLEVHG; encoded by the coding sequence ATGGAAATAAGCCCGGACCATATCGTTTATTTCAGCTTCGGTTTTTTCAAGCTGAATGCCACCATTGTTTACACATGGCTGGTTATGGTTCTGCTTGCGGGATTTTCCTGGCTGGTGACCCGCCGGGTTACATCGTCCGCGCAAATTTCAGATCAGCAGAATTTGCTGGAAGTACTGGTGGGCGGGCTGCTTGTTCAGATCAAAGACGCTACCAATCAGCAGCCTGAAAAGTTCCTGCCGCTGCTCGGAAGTCTGTTCATTTTCATTTTAGTTTCCAATCTGCTTTCCGTAGTGCCGGGATTCAAGCCGCCCACGGGATCGCTTTCCACCACCACAGCCTTCAGTCTGATCGTATTTTTCGCGGTTCCTTATTACGGCATCAAGCAGAACGGTCTGCTCAATTATCTCAAAAGTTACGTGCAGCCTTCGCCGTTTATGCTGCCGTTTAATATAATCGGTGAGGTCAGCCGTACTTTTGCGCTGGCAGTGCGTTTGTTCGGAAATATTCTCAGCGGAACCATGATGGGGGCGATATTACTGGTGATCATGCCGCTCTTCGTTCCCGTAATCATGCAGATGCTGGGGCTGCTTATCGGAGTTGTGCAGGCTTATATTTTTACCGTGCTCGCGGCGGTATTTATTGCTGCGGGTCTGGAAGTGCATGGGTAA
- a CDS encoding F0F1 ATP synthase subunit C: METLGWIAFGSIIAAGLCMGIGAIGPAIGEGMALSRALSSIAQQPDETNTIVKFLFVGMAMVESTAIYCFVLAMILLFANPFWSYFIEKAGG; encoded by the coding sequence ATGGAAACTCTTGGTTGGATTGCATTCGGGTCGATAATTGCGGCCGGTCTTTGCATGGGTATCGGAGCCATTGGTCCGGCGATTGGTGAAGGGATGGCTCTTTCGCGGGCACTCAGTTCCATTGCCCAGCAGCCGGATGAGACCAATACTATTGTGAAATTCCTGTTTGTGGGTATGGCTATGGTCGAATCCACGGCTATTTATTGCTTTGTGTTGGCCATGATTCTGCTTTTTGCCAATCCGTTCTGGTCCTATTTTATTGAAAAGGCCGGAGGCTGA
- a CDS encoding ATPase: protein MLLDWFTIIAQIVNFFVLIALLRMFLYRPIVTAMQERKERVAQETRALREARDKAEIINVELRRKREELENRESEVMAEIHAEAERWRNQAMESARGEIETMRREWLAALEREKESVALNLRKKLTHEVSATAARIVQDLSGSDLEQLILSGFMQRIDAEARDVDCGNSEILIRTGFEHTDLQEQKLKQLLEELFPVQNERIFSNDPRLGLGIELIAGDRKWEWNLSSYVTELESKILTEINS from the coding sequence ATGCTGCTGGACTGGTTCACGATCATTGCTCAGATCGTGAATTTCTTCGTGCTTATCGCGCTGCTCAGGATGTTTCTGTACAGGCCCATTGTTACGGCTATGCAGGAACGCAAGGAGCGTGTTGCGCAGGAAACGCGGGCATTGCGTGAGGCGCGAGATAAAGCGGAAATTATTAATGTCGAGCTTCGCCGTAAGCGCGAGGAGCTTGAGAACCGCGAATCTGAAGTCATGGCCGAAATTCATGCCGAGGCCGAACGATGGCGCAATCAGGCTATGGAATCCGCTCGTGGTGAGATAGAAACCATGCGCAGGGAATGGCTGGCCGCGCTGGAGCGGGAAAAGGAAAGCGTTGCACTTAACCTGCGCAAAAAGCTTACCCACGAAGTTTCCGCCACAGCCGCACGCATTGTGCAGGACCTTTCCGGCAGTGATCTGGAGCAGCTGATTCTGAGCGGATTCATGCAGCGGATAGATGCAGAGGCACGGGATGTTGATTGCGGTAATTCTGAAATTCTGATCCGTACAGGGTTTGAACATACTGATTTACAAGAACAAAAACTTAAACAATTACTTGAGGAATTGTTCCCGGTTCAAAATGAACGGATATTTTCAAACGATCCAAGATTGGGCCTCGGTATTGAGCTAATTGCCGGAGATCGCAAGTGGGAATGGAATTTAAGTTCATATGTAACAGAGCTTGAGAGTAAAATTTTAACAGAAATAAATAGCTAA
- a CDS encoding F0F1 ATP synthase subunit alpha yields MSFLEKNINQALNAHEKGRENMDYSPDSREVGRVISVARGVAQVQGLGSVRSEELITLGNDVPGMALDLLPDSIGVALLGANTGLKAGDEAVPSGTVLSVPVGDSLIGRVVDPLGNPLDGGPQPETLETRAVESEAPPILMRAPVDTPMASGIKVIDTLIPIGRGQRELILGDRQTGKTAVALDIILNQKKGDVVCVYCAIGQRSTSVARVIDTLRNHGAMDYSFVVVVEGDAPSGMQYIAPYAATSMAEYFMEQGKDVLIVYDDLTRHAQAYRQLSLLMRRPPGREAFPGDIFYIHSRLLERSTRLKPEHGGGTLTALPIVETEAQNISAYIPTNLISITDGQIYLSPVLFQKGMLPAIDVGKSVSRVGGRAQPKAYRKVSGDLRLTYSQFQELEAFARFGTRLDQDTRNRIEHGMRVRELLKQDRFSPLSAAEQVVILWTVSLGLLDDVPLESIGEVQQYLLARMQESFEAMDRLAQAEPKDEIWAELEKAVTQHMQKWREANAAA; encoded by the coding sequence ATGTCTTTTCTTGAAAAGAACATAAATCAGGCCTTGAATGCTCATGAGAAGGGCCGTGAGAACATGGATTATTCTCCTGATTCACGTGAAGTAGGTCGGGTGATTTCCGTGGCCCGCGGTGTTGCGCAGGTGCAGGGTCTTGGTTCAGTGCGTTCGGAAGAGTTGATTACGCTTGGCAACGATGTTCCGGGCATGGCTCTGGATTTGCTGCCGGATTCCATCGGCGTGGCCCTGCTGGGCGCGAACACGGGCCTTAAAGCCGGGGATGAAGCTGTTCCTTCCGGCACGGTGCTGAGCGTCCCGGTGGGGGATTCCTTGATCGGGCGTGTTGTAGATCCGCTGGGCAATCCGCTGGACGGCGGTCCGCAACCGGAAACACTCGAGACCCGTGCGGTAGAATCAGAAGCCCCGCCAATCCTGATGCGTGCCCCGGTTGATACGCCCATGGCCAGCGGCATCAAGGTGATTGATACGTTGATTCCCATCGGGCGCGGCCAGCGGGAACTTATACTTGGCGACCGCCAGACCGGGAAAACCGCCGTGGCTCTTGATATTATCCTGAATCAGAAAAAGGGTGACGTGGTCTGCGTGTATTGCGCCATCGGGCAGCGCAGTACTTCGGTGGCACGGGTGATTGATACCCTGCGCAACCACGGGGCCATGGATTACAGTTTCGTTGTGGTTGTTGAGGGCGATGCTCCTTCGGGCATGCAGTATATTGCCCCTTATGCGGCAACGAGCATGGCTGAATATTTCATGGAGCAGGGTAAGGATGTGCTTATCGTGTATGACGACTTGACCCGCCACGCACAAGCATATCGCCAGCTCAGTCTGCTAATGCGCCGTCCTCCGGGGCGTGAGGCTTTTCCGGGGGATATTTTCTATATCCATTCAAGGCTGCTGGAGCGTTCCACAAGGCTTAAGCCGGAACACGGAGGCGGTACGCTTACCGCGCTGCCCATCGTGGAAACCGAGGCCCAGAATATCTCGGCCTATATTCCTACGAACCTTATTTCCATCACCGACGGGCAGATTTATCTTTCCCCGGTGCTTTTCCAGAAAGGCATGCTCCCGGCAATCGATGTGGGCAAGTCGGTTTCACGAGTAGGCGGACGGGCCCAGCCCAAGGCCTACCGTAAGGTTTCCGGTGACCTGCGCCTGACCTATTCCCAGTTTCAGGAGCTGGAAGCATTCGCAAGGTTCGGCACAAGGCTTGATCAGGATACCAGAAATCGTATTGAACACGGGATGCGGGTGCGAGAACTGCTCAAGCAGGACCGCTTCTCGCCGCTCAGTGCTGCAGAGCAGGTGGTCATTCTTTGGACCGTATCGCTTGGGTTGTTGGATGATGTCCCGCTGGAGAGTATCGGAGAAGTTCAGCAGTATTTGCTGGCCCGAATGCAGGAGAGTTTTGAAGCAATGGATCGTCTGGCGCAGGCCGAACCCAAGGATGAAATCTGGGCCGAGCTTGAAAAAGCGGTCACCCAGCATATGCAGAAGTGGAGGGAGGCCAATGCAGCAGCTTGA
- a CDS encoding F0F1 ATP synthase subunit gamma, giving the protein MQQLETVRKKIATSGDLLSVVKTMKALAAVNIRHFENAAKGVGEYGEVIEQGWTVFFRNAGILPHGPRDGIAVVLAIGSDQGMCGQFNELARAQTVAVVEELREEGQNVICWTCGERVRGALEDSGIEVDLNFRVPGSLRGVDSIVDDIEQHLEEWRNKRGMNHFSIVNNLHVSDGDKVAARHILPLHKRSGSTKWNGKSLPMTNVPVQDLFSSLFREYLYISVYGGIVQSLAAENSSRLAAMQVAEKNIIEHVEVLESEYRTTRQGSITGELLDIVXGVEAVAGVEAVVGGE; this is encoded by the coding sequence ATGCAGCAGCTTGAAACGGTCCGCAAAAAGATCGCAACCTCGGGCGATCTGCTTTCGGTGGTCAAGACCATGAAGGCCCTTGCTGCGGTCAACATCCGCCATTTTGAGAATGCCGCCAAGGGAGTGGGCGAGTACGGAGAGGTCATCGAACAGGGCTGGACTGTGTTTTTCCGCAATGCCGGAATTCTCCCCCATGGCCCGAGAGATGGAATTGCTGTGGTGCTGGCAATCGGTTCCGATCAGGGCATGTGCGGGCAGTTTAATGAGCTGGCACGGGCGCAGACTGTTGCGGTGGTGGAAGAACTTCGTGAGGAAGGGCAGAACGTGATCTGCTGGACCTGCGGAGAGCGGGTGCGTGGTGCTCTTGAGGATTCGGGAATCGAGGTGGATTTGAATTTTCGGGTTCCGGGCAGCCTGCGCGGAGTGGACAGCATTGTAGATGATATTGAGCAGCACCTTGAAGAGTGGCGTAACAAGCGCGGGATGAATCATTTCAGCATAGTGAATAACCTGCACGTCAGCGATGGCGACAAAGTCGCTGCCCGTCATATTTTACCGCTCCATAAGCGTAGCGGAAGCACGAAATGGAATGGGAAATCCCTGCCCATGACCAACGTTCCGGTTCAAGATTTATTCTCAAGTTTATTCAGGGAATATCTATACATCTCCGTATACGGCGGAATTGTTCAATCTTTAGCCGCCGAGAACAGTTCCCGCCTCGCCGCCATGCAGGTTGCCGAGAAAAACATCATCGAGCATGTCGAGGTCCTTGAATCAGAATATCGTACCACCCGGCAGGGATCGATTACCGGTGAGTTGCTGGATATTGTTGSGGGGGTGGAGGCTGTTGCGGGGGTGGAGGCTGTTGTTGGGGGGGAGTGA
- a CDS encoding AAA family ATPase: MITKIQLINWKSFADATLYIDPLTVLIGANSSGKSNVLDALEFIRRIASGVGVDAALAGVRGLPPIRGGRTRAAFFGKMQFTIRVSFLIDDSDYEYSVSVDIESGSRIISEYLVCKTDNVNIFNLASNDDFGRTYDTYGVEGIIGGHVLPAIYALAPIDNTFGKYLDHVKVIKKELVELFPFKPVPEVMREATELSEYLSYNGFNVAGFLANRADKTEVEKNILRFLTELPEGEIRRVWAQTVGLTKSKADLYCTELWGKNDSETLVDANSMSDGTLRFIAILVAVLTMEPGSLIAIEELDNGLHPSRAELLLRGLKELGAERGVDVLAVTHNPALLNALGPEGIPFVSVVHRDASGNSQITLLEDIEKLPKLMASGPLGDLVTQGRIQKALHDGED, from the coding sequence ATGATAACGAAGATTCAGCTCATTAATTGGAAGAGTTTTGCTGATGCGACTCTTTACATTGATCCACTCACAGTCTTGATTGGTGCCAATTCAAGCGGCAAGTCTAATGTTTTGGATGCGCTTGAGTTTATTCGGCGTATTGCTTCGGGGGTTGGGGTTGATGCTGCTTTGGCTGGAGTACGGGGGCTTCCTCCCATTAGAGGAGGAAGGACGCGTGCAGCGTTTTTTGGGAAAATGCAATTTACTATTCGGGTTAGTTTTTTAATTGATGATTCTGATTATGAATATTCTGTGTCAGTTGACATAGAGAGCGGATCTAGAATTATTTCTGAATATCTTGTTTGTAAGACTGATAACGTAAATATTTTTAATCTTGCTTCAAATGATGATTTTGGTCGTACATACGATACTTACGGTGTTGAAGGGATTATTGGTGGACATGTTCTTCCTGCAATATATGCATTAGCCCCAATTGATAATACTTTTGGTAAATATTTGGACCATGTTAAGGTAATTAAGAAAGAATTGGTGGAGTTGTTTCCTTTTAAGCCAGTTCCAGAGGTTATGCGGGAAGCGACAGAGCTTTCAGAGTATTTGTCTTATAATGGGTTTAATGTTGCTGGATTTTTAGCCAATCGTGCAGATAAGACAGAAGTTGAAAAAAATATTTTACGTTTTTTAACGGAACTTCCAGAAGGAGAAATAAGAAGAGTTTGGGCGCAGACTGTAGGTTTAACCAAAAGTAAAGCTGATTTGTACTGTACTGAGTTATGGGGAAAGAATGATTCTGAAACTCTTGTTGATGCTAACAGCATGTCTGACGGAACCCTGCGTTTCATCGCAATTCTGGTTGCGGTCCTGACAATGGAACCGGGAAGTCTGATTGCAATTGAAGAATTAGATAACGGTCTACATCCATCCCGTGCAGAACTTCTTCTCAGGGGCTTAAAAGAACTTGGTGCAGAGCGCGGTGTAGATGTTCTCGCGGTGACCCATAACCCTGCTTTGCTTAATGCTCTCGGCCCTGAAGGGATTCCTTTTGTTTCCGTCGTGCATAGGGATGCAAGCGGGAACAGTCAGATAACTTTGCTGGAAGATATTGAGAAGCTTCCTAAATTGATGGCGAGCGGGCCGCTTGGGGATCTGGTTACGCAGGGTAGGATTCAAAAAGCACTGCATGATGGGGAAGATTAG
- a CDS encoding DUF4160 domain-containing protein gives MSPTIHRINKIKISLNENDHNPPHVHVVSPDFIVLINIRTCEVFKGQARPAQINEALTWVKENQEWLLQEWEKRGK, from the coding sequence ATGAGTCCAACCATCCATAGAATTAACAAGATCAAAATCAGCTTAAACGAAAACGACCATAATCCTCCTCATGTTCATGTTGTCTCTCCTGATTTTATCGTTTTGATAAACATTCGAACTTGTGAAGTTTTTAAGGGGCAGGCGCGGCCTGCTCAGATTAATGAAGCTCTTACTTGGGTTAAAGAAAATCAGGAATGGCTTCTTCAGGAATGGGAGAAAAGGGGGAAATAA
- a CDS encoding helix-turn-helix transcriptional regulator, with protein sequence MPDRIFRVIAIEKGEVPYTLFVTWEDNVQALVDVHEYIDRYQTYACLRDSGWNEYDPQVGEYGGTVDWIADEVDMTSDTLRMLWMFQTEQAMHPKDFAAWMEGHGFSLDSAAKALGISRRMVAYYKSGERTIPRYILLACRGYDVRPVAA encoded by the coding sequence ATGCCTGATAGAATTTTTAGAGTTATCGCAATTGAAAAGGGCGAAGTTCCTTATACCTTGTTTGTCACTTGGGAAGACAATGTGCAGGCATTGGTTGATGTTCACGAATATATAGACCGCTATCAGACCTATGCGTGTTTGCGTGATAGTGGTTGGAATGAATATGATCCGCAGGTTGGTGAATACGGCGGAACTGTTGATTGGATTGCTGATGAAGTTGATATGACCTCAGACACTTTGCGGATGCTCTGGATGTTTCAGACTGAGCAGGCAATGCATCCCAAAGATTTTGCTGCATGGATGGAAGGTCATGGTTTCTCACTTGATTCGGCTGCCAAGGCTTTAGGGATCAGCAGGCGTATGGTTGCCTACTATAAGAGTGGGGAGCGTACTATTCCACGGTATATCCTTTTGGCTTGTCGGGGGTATGATGTCCGGCCTGTCGCAGCTTAG
- a CDS encoding carbon starvation protein A, whose amino-acid sequence MLFFFACVASLIVGYLIYGKFVDNVFTPDPNRTTPAYAMRDDVDYMPMPMWKLMFIQVLDIAGIGPIFGPILGALYGPVALIWIVIGCIFGGAVHDYFSGMLSIRNNGASVPELVGEYLGMTARQVMRVFAFVLLMLVGVVFVLAPAKLLTGLTGVETGILVACIFGYYFLATILPIDKLIGRLYPVFGALLLVMTVALAIALMFSGHTMLPNLDFAVNTHPGDKPIWPLLFITLSCGAISGFHATQSPLMARCVKNETEGRPVFYGAMIIEGIIGLIWCALGLSFYESPEALNAVIAAGSPSAVVSEVANSLLGPVGGIFAIIAVVILPITSGDTAFRSTRLIVAETFKMDQGPALKRLLIAVPLFALGYVISTQNFSAIWRYFGFSNQCLSMLVLWTSAVFLAQRAKLHWIASIPATFMTAVVATFICQAKIGFGLDMNISIMIGAAAAIAAFGAFFVKYVRPNAATQTN is encoded by the coding sequence ATGCTATTTTTCTTTGCCTGTGTGGCATCCCTGATTGTCGGCTATCTTATTTACGGTAAATTTGTGGACAACGTGTTCACCCCGGATCCGAACCGCACCACTCCCGCATACGCCATGCGTGATGATGTGGACTACATGCCCATGCCCATGTGGAAGCTCATGTTCATTCAGGTTCTGGATATCGCCGGTATCGGACCCATCTTCGGACCCATCCTCGGTGCTCTGTACGGTCCCGTTGCACTTATCTGGATCGTTATCGGCTGCATCTTCGGCGGCGCAGTTCATGACTATTTCAGCGGCATGCTTTCCATCCGCAACAACGGCGCATCCGTTCCCGAGCTGGTCGGTGAATACCTCGGCATGACCGCACGTCAGGTAATGCGTGTCTTCGCTTTCGTACTGCTCATGCTGGTCGGTGTTGTATTTGTACTCGCCCCCGCAAAGCTGCTCACCGGACTGACCGGAGTAGAGACCGGAATCCTCGTAGCCTGCATCTTCGGTTACTACTTCCTCGCTACCATCCTGCCCATCGATAAACTCATCGGCAGACTCTACCCCGTATTCGGCGCACTGCTGCTGGTTATGACCGTAGCCCTCGCCATCGCACTCATGTTCAGCGGCCATACCATGCTGCCCAACCTTGATTTCGCAGTTAACACCCATCCCGGTGATAAACCCATCTGGCCCCTGCTCTTCATCACCCTGTCCTGCGGCGCAATCAGCGGCTTCCACGCTACCCAGTCTCCGCTCATGGCCCGCTGTGTAAAGAATGAAACCGAAGGCCGCCCCGTATTCTACGGCGCAATGATCATCGAAGGTATCATCGGCCTGATCTGGTGTGCACTGGGCCTCTCCTTCTACGAGTCTCCCGAAGCACTGAACGCAGTTATCGCTGCCGGTTCCCCTTCCGCAGTAGTATCTGAAGTTGCAAACTCCCTGCTCGGCCCCGTAGGCGGCATCTTCGCCATCATCGCGGTAGTAATTCTGCCCATCACCAGTGGCGATACCGCTTTCCGCTCTACCCGCCTCATAGTAGCGGAAACCTTCAAAATGGATCAGGGCCCCGCACTCAAGCGTCTGCTCATCGCAGTACCCCTGTTCGCACTGGGTTACGTAATCTCCACCCAGAACTTCTCCGCAATCTGGAGATACTTCGGATTCTCCAACCAGTGCCTGTCCATGCTGGTTCTCTGGACCTCCGCAGTATTCCTCGCCCAGCGCGCAAAACTGCACTGGATCGCATCCATCCCCGCAACCTTCATGACCGCAGTTGTCGCCACATTCATCTGCCAGGCCAAGATCGGTTTCGGACTAGACATGAACATCTCCATCATGATCGGTGCCGCAGCAGCAATCGCAGCGTTCGGTGCCTTCTTCGTGAAGTATGTTCGCCCCAACGCAGCGACCCAGACTAACTAA
- a CDS encoding Fic family protein: MRPDKKKALFVARKIFTELVFDTQKLEGMPFTFPEVQTFIQGITVGGHKISDAEKLRQQVLGWEALLGLAESGKFELSKNIACELQAVIAKDEALEIGRFRSGKVGIAGTDYCPPKPEELDGVFQKVMETVAAEESIPVQGYLLHLLFARSQFFYDGNKRTGLLMMNGHLLSNGYPPMSIPAKFLAEYNTGMIEFYESGDPADMLVFIKRCHEKLAAKFEF; encoded by the coding sequence ATGCGCCCTGATAAGAAAAAAGCCCTATTCGTTGCCCGCAAGATTTTTACAGAACTGGTTTTTGATACCCAGAAACTGGAAGGGATGCCTTTTACCTTTCCGGAGGTTCAGACCTTTATTCAGGGAATTACTGTGGGCGGCCATAAAATTTCAGATGCTGAAAAGCTTAGGCAGCAGGTACTTGGCTGGGAAGCATTGCTCGGTCTGGCTGAATCGGGCAAGTTTGAGTTGAGTAAAAATATCGCGTGTGAACTTCAAGCCGTGATTGCAAAAGATGAAGCCTTGGAAATCGGACGATTCAGGTCCGGGAAGGTGGGGATTGCCGGAACTGATTATTGTCCACCCAAGCCGGAAGAACTAGACGGTGTATTTCAAAAGGTGATGGAAACCGTAGCGGCTGAAGAATCAATTCCGGTTCAGGGATATCTTTTGCATTTGCTTTTTGCCCGCAGCCAGTTTTTTTATGATGGTAATAAGCGTACGGGCCTGCTGATGATGAACGGGCATCTTTTATCGAACGGTTATCCTCCCATGTCCATACCTGCTAAGTTTCTGGCAGAGTACAACACTGGAATGATAGAGTTTTATGAAAGCGGTGATCCCGCAGATATGCTTGTTTTTATTAAAAGGTGTCATGAAAAGCTGGCAGCGAAATTTGAATTTTAG
- a CDS encoding flavodoxin family protein codes for MKVLCLQGSARKKGHTAKMIEWVEAELKAMGHEAESVYLNDKELKGCMACMKCKEKPEEIGCVLKDDIPAILEQMVQADAVVFASPLYFWGVSAQLKAVIDRTYSLYVDYHMPTHDSLIKGQRHGILITGGGPMENNAEETFTGLSRMQKPHMTKHTATLFLGGCKNPEALGDEAKQKAVEFARDLVK; via the coding sequence ATGAAAGTTTTATGCCTTCAGGGCAGTGCCAGAAAGAAGGGTCATACCGCAAAAATGATCGAATGGGTTGAAGCCGAGCTCAAAGCAATGGGTCACGAAGCTGAGTCTGTTTACCTCAACGACAAAGAGTTGAAAGGCTGTATGGCCTGTATGAAATGCAAGGAAAAGCCGGAAGAAATCGGCTGCGTGCTTAAGGATGACATCCCGGCGATTCTGGAGCAGATGGTTCAGGCCGATGCGGTTGTCTTCGCTTCCCCGCTCTACTTCTGGGGAGTTTCCGCACAGCTCAAGGCCGTAATCGACAGAACCTACAGCCTGTACGTCGATTACCACATGCCGACCCACGATTCCCTGATCAAAGGCCAGCGGCACGGTATTCTGATCACCGGCGGCGGCCCCATGGAAAACAATGCCGAAGAAACCTTCACCGGACTTTCCAGAATGCAGAAACCGCACATGACCAAACACACCGCAACCCTGTTCCTCGGCGGCTGTAAGAACCCCGAAGCCCTCGGGGATGAAGCAAAACAAAAAGCTGTAGAGTTTGCGCGGGATCTGGTTAAATAA